Proteins from one Enterobacter bugandensis genomic window:
- the nhaB gene encoding Na(+)/H(+) antiporter NhaB → MEISFGRALWRNFLGHSPDWYKLILLVFLVVNPIIFCVDPFIAGWLLVAEFIFTLAMALKCYPLLPGGLLAFEAVVIGMTSAEHVKAELASNLEVLLLLIFMVAGIYFMKQLLLFIFTRLLLSITSKTLLSLAFCLAAAFLSAFLDALTVVAVVISVAVGFYGIYHRVASSRPSEDLQDDSHVEAHNRDVLEQFRAFLRSLMMHAGVGTALGGVMTMVGEPQNLIIAKAAEWHFGEFFLRMAPVSVPVLVCGLATCILVEKFRLFGYGAQLPEPVRNELHKFDEQSRKQRTRQETLRLIAQGIIGIWLIAALALHLAEVGLIGLSVIILATTFSGVTDEHAIGKAFTEALPFTALLAVFFAVVAVIIDQHLFAPIIAFVLQASPDSQLTLFYLFNGLLSSISDNVFVGTVYINEAKAAMEQGIVSTGQFDLLAVAINTGTNLPSVATPNGQAAFLFLLTSALAPLIRLSYGRMVWMALPYTLVLTVVGLLCIKITLVPCTQWLLQAGILAAH, encoded by the coding sequence GTGGAAATTTCTTTTGGGCGCGCGCTGTGGCGCAATTTTTTAGGTCATTCTCCTGACTGGTACAAACTGATACTGCTGGTTTTCCTGGTCGTTAATCCCATCATTTTTTGCGTGGATCCGTTTATCGCCGGGTGGCTGCTGGTGGCGGAATTTATCTTCACCCTGGCCATGGCGCTGAAGTGTTATCCCCTGCTGCCCGGCGGTTTGCTGGCATTTGAAGCCGTTGTCATCGGCATGACGTCCGCAGAGCATGTAAAAGCAGAGCTGGCCTCCAATCTGGAAGTGCTCCTGCTGCTCATTTTTATGGTGGCCGGTATCTACTTTATGAAACAGCTGCTGCTGTTTATCTTTACCCGCCTGCTGCTGAGCATTACGTCAAAAACGCTCCTCTCGCTGGCGTTTTGCCTTGCCGCCGCCTTTCTGTCGGCCTTCCTGGATGCGCTCACCGTTGTCGCGGTGGTGATCAGCGTCGCCGTCGGATTTTACGGCATTTATCACCGCGTGGCCTCCTCTCGCCCAAGTGAGGATTTACAGGACGATAGCCATGTCGAGGCGCATAACCGCGACGTGCTGGAACAGTTCCGCGCGTTTCTGCGCAGCCTGATGATGCACGCAGGGGTCGGTACGGCGCTGGGCGGCGTGATGACCATGGTGGGCGAGCCGCAAAACCTGATCATCGCGAAAGCGGCTGAATGGCATTTTGGCGAGTTTTTCCTGCGCATGGCCCCCGTCAGCGTGCCTGTGCTGGTCTGCGGGTTAGCGACCTGCATTCTGGTCGAAAAATTCAGGCTGTTCGGCTACGGCGCACAGCTGCCTGAACCGGTCCGCAATGAACTGCATAAATTTGACGAGCAGAGCCGCAAACAGCGTACGCGCCAGGAGACGCTGCGTCTGATTGCGCAGGGGATCATCGGCATCTGGCTTATCGCCGCGCTGGCGTTGCATCTTGCCGAAGTCGGGTTGATTGGCCTCTCCGTCATTATTCTTGCCACCACCTTTAGCGGGGTAACGGACGAACATGCTATTGGTAAAGCCTTTACCGAAGCCCTGCCGTTTACCGCGCTGCTGGCGGTCTTTTTTGCGGTCGTGGCGGTGATTATTGACCAACACCTTTTCGCACCGATTATCGCGTTTGTGCTTCAGGCCTCACCGGACTCGCAGCTTACGCTGTTCTATCTATTTAACGGTCTGTTGTCCTCTATTTCCGATAACGTCTTTGTCGGGACGGTGTATATCAATGAGGCCAAAGCGGCGATGGAGCAAGGGATCGTCAGTACCGGGCAGTTCGACCTGCTGGCGGTGGCCATCAACACCGGAACAAACCTGCCCTCCGTTGCAACACCGAACGGCCAGGCGGCATTTCTCTTCCTCCTGACCTCGGCGCTGGCGCCGCTCATACGACTTTCTTATGGAAGAATGGTCTGGATGGCGCTGCCGTACACGCTGGTGCTCACCGTTGTTGGTTTGCTGTGCATCAAAATTACTCTCGTTCCCTGTACGCAATGGCTGCTACAAGCGGGTATACTTGCGGCGCATTAA
- the dsbB gene encoding disulfide bond formation protein DsbB, protein MLRFLNQCSRGRGAWLLMALTAFALEMVALWFQHVMGLKPCVLCIYERCALFGIMGAGLVGAIAPKTPLRYVGIAIWLYSAWKGIELSWQHTMMQLHPSPFMTCDFAARFPSWLPLDKWLPQVFVASGDCSVRQWEFLTLEMPQWLVGIFVAYFVVALLVLIAQPFKPKKRDLFGR, encoded by the coding sequence ATGTTGAGATTTTTAAACCAGTGCTCCCGCGGTCGCGGAGCGTGGTTGTTGATGGCCCTGACCGCCTTTGCGCTGGAAATGGTTGCGCTGTGGTTCCAGCACGTGATGGGACTCAAGCCCTGCGTGCTGTGCATCTATGAGCGCTGCGCGCTGTTCGGCATTATGGGTGCAGGCCTGGTGGGCGCAATTGCCCCAAAAACGCCGTTGCGCTATGTGGGTATTGCCATCTGGCTGTACAGCGCCTGGAAAGGGATTGAGCTTTCCTGGCAGCACACCATGATGCAGTTGCATCCGTCACCGTTTATGACCTGTGATTTCGCCGCCCGCTTCCCGAGCTGGCTGCCGCTGGATAAGTGGCTTCCGCAGGTGTTTGTCGCATCCGGTGACTGCTCCGTACGTCAGTGGGAATTCCTGACGCTGGAGATGCCGCAGTGGCTGGTGGGCATTTTTGTGGCCTACTTCGTCGTGGCGCTGCTGGTGCTGATTGCTCAGCCGTTCAAACCGAAGAAACGCGATTTGTTTGGAAGGTAA